AAGAACGAAATAAAACGTCACCAAGTGCATTCACACTCATCAACGCGACACGGCACGACTGCTTTGAGCCTGCTCCTCCAGCTCTACCCTATAATTATCATTACTTAGTTGCCAAAACTTTTTTCAGACGAGCAAATCTCGGTAAGCCGTCTTCCTTAGGTGATGATGATTCACCGGCGATCAGCGGCAAAGCATATTTGACAAAGTCGTCCGTCACATAATTACCGGCCGGGGTAATCCACTCCGCCGGGACCCTTTTTTCGGTATTAGCTACCTGGTCTAAAGGTAGTAAGACGATTTCACATTTATACTCTTTGCCTGCAGCCCGTTTGAACGCGACCATTTTGTCGGTTTCGCCGCGAACGGCCGCCTGTACGGCAGTTTGTCCAGACAGGAAAGATTCTTCAACGTCAGTCTTGGAAGCGCAATGAGCGGCGCATCTTTGTAACAAAGACAATTCAATCGCTCTGACTTTGCAGTTGATTTTTTGCGTAATGTAGTTGGCTAATACGCTGGCGGTACCGCCCATTTGTTTGTGGCCGAAAGCATCAACTTTTACCTCACCGACCAATTCCGGAATAAATTTGCCTTCTTTAGTTTTGACGCCTTCCGAAACCGCTACAATAACCTTGCCGGTTTGTTTATAAATGCGCTCAACATCTTCAGTCATCTTTTCCAAATCGAAATCAACTTCTGGCAGATAAATCAGATCAGGCCCATAACCCTTATAGCCAGCCAAAGCCGAAGCTGCCGTAAGCCAGCCAGCATTGCGCCCCATTATTTCAATGAAAGTAATCATTCCTATATCGTAAACACGGGCGTCCAGATAAACTTCCATGATTGATGTCGCAATGTATTTTGCCGCAGAAGCAAAGCCCGGGCAATGATCCGTGCCGAACAAATCATTGTCGATCGTTTTAGGTACGCCCATAACACGGCATTCGTAACCGGCTTTTTGCAAATATTTGGAAATTTTGTTGCAGGTATCCATTGAATCGTTGCCACCGTTATAAAAGAAGTAACGGATATTATAGGCCTTAAAAACTTCAAGTATACGTTTATAGTCTGTATCATCAACTTCAGCATCAGCCAATTTGTAACGGCATGATCCAAGTGCCGATGAAGGCGTAGTCTTAAGCAGCATCAACTCTTCCGGGTCTTCTTGCCCCATATCAAAAAAGTTCTCGTGCAAAATGCCTACGATACCGTTGGCCGCCCCGTAAACTTTATCAATTACACCCTTTTGTTTAAGCGCTTCCGTAATAACTCCGGCTGCGCTTGAATTGATGACCGAAGTGGGTCCGCCGGATTGGCCGAAAATTGCATTACCTCTTAATTCTGACATAATTTCCTCCTAAAATTATTAAATTACTAAAGTGATATGAACAGCAAGTTTACCGTTAATTTCAGGCCTCTTTTCATATTCAGCTTTTGTGTTTAGCGTACACACAGTAAATAATGTGCTACAATCGCACTTCAAATATTCGGCTTTCGTAGAAGGCATCGTAATATTACAAATCATTTGTTCGATTGTTGCACTTTATTATAGCACACTTAGCCACAATAAAAATTAACCGAATTATTTTTGTGAAATTTCGCCGATAATTTGATATAATGTTAAGCGTATTTTAAGATAATTTACGGAGGTCAACATGGCAAAAGGTCCACACATACTTATCTGTGACGATGATCCGGTTGTTCATGAGTCTTTGTCACTATATTTCGATAATGAAGGTTTTAAGCATAGTTCCGCTTATAATGGCAGTGAAGCGATTGAGCATTTTCACAGTGACAATCCAGATCTTATAGTTTTGGATATGATGATGCCTGAGATGAACGGCGTTGACGTTTGTCGTGAAATTAGACGTATGAGTAATGTCCCTATTATCATGCTTACAGCTAAAAGTGAAGAGATTGATAAAGTTGTTTGTTTGGAAATAGGTGCCGACGACTATATAACCAAGCCTTTCAGTGTACGGGAGGTTGTCGCCAGAATCAAGGCGGTATTGCGCCGCATCACTGAAACCCCCGTAACCAGTTCCGACTGCTTAAAGCTGCCTGATCTAGAACTCACTCCCTTTAACTACCAAGTTAAAGTGCGAGGTGAAGTCGTTCCGTTCACACCTAAAGAATTTGAAATACTTTATATGTTGGCCAGCAACCCCGGCAAAGTCATAAGTCGCGAGGATATTATGCAAAAAATTTGGGGATATAATTATGAAGGTGACTTACGCACAATCGATACTCATGTCAAGCGTATTCGTCAAAAAATAAATGTTGACAATGCCAAGTGGGCTTTGTCAACCGTATACGGATTAGGTTACAAATTTGAGACTGTCGGGAAAGTATAAACTGTCGGATTTTCGCAAAAGTTTTGTATTAAGTCGCACATTTATTCTTCTGATAATGGCGATTGTATTTTCGGCTGTCCTGATTTTGGTCTGGTACAACTTTATGAACCGCCATTATCACAATCGTGCGATCATTAATGAGTTGACACAAAAAGCTCAGGTTGTCGGCCGGGAAACTGCATTATATGAGAACGGCACAATTTCAGCTGATGCATTCAACCATTTTTTGCGCACGGCACCTGATCTGTTGCAGACAGGTATTGCCATGGATATGAACAAGGACGTCACTTGGAGCACGCCTCGCCGCCCCTCAAACGCAAAATGGTCACCTGAGGATCTATCTTTGTTGAATAATCATATCGGCACATTCGTTGACTCAATTCAAGCTAAACAAAAGGTTATTTTCACCACTAAACTCGGCAAAGAAAATAACGGCGACACCGTAATTTGTGTCGGGGTACCAATTTTATCAATCACCAAAGATGACCGCCCGGAAGAGGTTTTAGGCGGTATATATGCATTTCGCTCCATGGATGATTATCAAACATCATCATCACCAATTATAATATCTTTTTTGGCCTCGTTTTTACTTACCTTAAGCATGATGGCGTTTCCAGCTTATTACTATATAACTTTGATTGTCCGCCCTCTGTTGCAGATAAGAGATGTGGCCAAAGGAATTTCTGACGGTGATCTGTCAAAACGAGCAGAAATTAACAGTCAGGCGGAATTTGGCGAGCTGGCCACATCAATCAACCAGATGGCCGATCATTTGCAATTAAACATCGCCGACTTGGAAGCCGAATCCAATCGCCTGCAGCAAATACTTAACGGGTTGAATGAGGGAATCATAGCCTACACTGCCAAATTGCATTTAGCGCATTTGAACCCTGTCTTTCGAGAATATTTTTCAGAATGTCAGAACCTGGAACTCGGCAGTTCTATCAACGATTTACCGGTAGAAGATATTCGGGAAGCAATCAATGAAGCTGTAGCGACCGGAACAACTCAATACATTACAATTTCAGTCGGTGAACTGTTGTTGTTCGGGCAATTGCTGCTCCTGCATAGTGCAGACAAAACTTTCCAAGGAGTAGTAGGTCTATTCCGTGATGTCACCAAAGAACAACAGTTAGAGCAAACACGGCGGGACTATGTTTCAAACGTTTCTCACGAATTGAAAACTCCCCTTACAGCTATTCGTTGTATGGTTGAACCGATTATCGATGGTCTAATCAAGGATCCAGACCGTTTGCAACGCTATTACCACATTATTTATGACGAAGTATTGCGGATGGCGCGGTTGATTGACGATATGCTTGAGCTTTCACGTTTGCAATCTGGCAAAGCAGTTATCGAGCTAGAGCCTTGTCAGTTGCAAACTTTGCTTGAAAATCTGTATGCCAAATTTTCATCTGTAGCCAAAGAAAAGCAAATTAACTTTGCCTTAGAATTGCCTAACTGCAATCTGCCTTTAGCATATGTTAACCCAGATCGTATCGAACAGATAATCTACGTATTTTTGGATAATGCCAGCAAGTTTACGCCTCCCGGCGGAGACATTATTTTGCGAGCAGCCCTCAAAGATGATCGCATAATAATTGTTGTACAAGATACTGGCAAAGGTATCGCAGCTGAAGACAAAGCACATGTTTTTGAACGTTTTTACAAGGCCGATAAATCGCACGGTTCCATAGGTACAGGTTTGGGGCTTTCTATTGTCAAAGAAATAACAGAAAAAACCGGAGAAAAAGTGTGGGTCGAAAGCGAGTTGGGGCATGGAGCGGCTTTCTACATCTCAGTTGCCGTCTATAACAACCAAGATGCTTGTCCGATCGACAAACCATTGTCTGGCTCTGGCGGAGCGGCAAATAAAATTGGTGCCGACTTGTCCAGCCATACATCATCTGACGAAGCAAACAATGCTGAATGACCTTAATGGACTAACGAGTACGGAAAAATCAGGCCGATCTTACGAAATTGAAAATGAGATAGAAATAATGGCAGCAAAAATTAGAATTAATAAATATATTGCCGGTTTAGGCATCGCTTCTCGACGAGCAGCAGATGAACTATTGGCTGACGGCAGGATAACAATCAACGGGGAAACTGCCGGTTTGGGGGAAATGGTTGATCCACAGTCAGATAGAATTGAACTTGACGGTCGTCCATTAAAAGTTGAATGCGCGCCTTTACCTTATGCGCCTTACGGTAAAGCATCTCCTCCCCGCTTAACTTCAAAAGATGACAATCAGGCGACGTCCAATTATCCCCAACGTGTTTATATTGCCTTGAATAAGCCGAAGGGTATTGTCTGTACTACCGATTCGCGTGAACCGGAAAACATAACTGAATACATGAATTTCCCTATCCGTATTTTCCCGATCGGAAGGCTTGATAAAGCTTCAAGTGGCTTGCTTTTGCTCACCAACGACGGTAGTATTGTCAACCGAATATTGCGGGCACACAACCACCATGAAAAAGAATACCGCGTAGAAGTTGACAAGCCGCTCACTGAGGCAGCTTTGCAAACTATGCGTACCGGCGTACCAATTTTAGGGGTTGTAACGCTTCCCTGCCGCATCAAGCTGCTCAATCCGACAACTATGACAATCATCTTGACCCAGGGGTTAAATCGTCAAATCCGTCGCATGTGTGAATATTGCGGCTATAAGGTAGTAAAATTGGAACGTCGCCGGATCATGAATATAACTTTGGGCAAAATGCCCGTCGGAGCTTGGCGATATTTAACTTACCCAGAGTTAAGTCAGTTAGATGAGTTATTAATCGGCTCAAGCGAGTCCGCCTCCCTTCAGCAAAAAATGTCAACCGTGCAAAGCAGGAGTTCAGGCAATTCAGGCGATTCAGGCAGCTAGGCTGTTCAGGCGATTCAGGAAATTCCGCCAGTTCAGGGAATTAAGCAATATCGTCAAATGCTGAATTTACCGAAACTTAGCTTACATTTATTAACGAGGAATACCATGGGTAAACTTTTTTCAAAAACTGACCGAAGGAAACGTGCTTTACTTATAATCAACTATAAATCAGGCAAAGGCGGAAATACGTTTGCCTTGGGAGCCGTAATTAAAAGTCTTGCTGAATTGCCATATATTGTAACTTTGATGCCTCCGCAATCAGCAGCCGATTTACGCACCGCTCTGCCGCTGATGCTTCCGGATTTTGATTTGATTATCGCTTTGGGAGGCGATGGTACAGTTAATATAGTTATCAATGCTTTGATGAGTTTACCACCGGAATTTCGAGTCCCTCTCGCTATT
This is a stretch of genomic DNA from Mageeibacillus indolicus UPII9-5. It encodes these proteins:
- a CDS encoding response regulator transcription factor translates to MAKGPHILICDDDPVVHESLSLYFDNEGFKHSSAYNGSEAIEHFHSDNPDLIVLDMMMPEMNGVDVCREIRRMSNVPIIMLTAKSEEIDKVVCLEIGADDYITKPFSVREVVARIKAVLRRITETPVTSSDCLKLPDLELTPFNYQVKVRGEVVPFTPKEFEILYMLASNPGKVISREDIMQKIWGYNYEGDLRTIDTHVKRIRQKINVDNAKWALSTVYGLGYKFETVGKV
- a CDS encoding HAMP domain-containing histidine kinase — its product is MRLSGKYKLSDFRKSFVLSRTFILLIMAIVFSAVLILVWYNFMNRHYHNRAIINELTQKAQVVGRETALYENGTISADAFNHFLRTAPDLLQTGIAMDMNKDVTWSTPRRPSNAKWSPEDLSLLNNHIGTFVDSIQAKQKVIFTTKLGKENNGDTVICVGVPILSITKDDRPEEVLGGIYAFRSMDDYQTSSSPIIISFLASFLLTLSMMAFPAYYYITLIVRPLLQIRDVAKGISDGDLSKRAEINSQAEFGELATSINQMADHLQLNIADLEAESNRLQQILNGLNEGIIAYTAKLHLAHLNPVFREYFSECQNLELGSSINDLPVEDIREAINEAVATGTTQYITISVGELLLFGQLLLLHSADKTFQGVVGLFRDVTKEQQLEQTRRDYVSNVSHELKTPLTAIRCMVEPIIDGLIKDPDRLQRYYHIIYDEVLRMARLIDDMLELSRLQSGKAVIELEPCQLQTLLENLYAKFSSVAKEKQINFALELPNCNLPLAYVNPDRIEQIIYVFLDNASKFTPPGGDIILRAALKDDRIIIVVQDTGKGIAAEDKAHVFERFYKADKSHGSIGTGLGLSIVKEITEKTGEKVWVESELGHGAAFYISVAVYNNQDACPIDKPLSGSGGAANKIGADLSSHTSSDEANNAE
- a CDS encoding pseudouridine synthase translates to MLNDLNGLTSTEKSGRSYEIENEIEIMAAKIRINKYIAGLGIASRRAADELLADGRITINGETAGLGEMVDPQSDRIELDGRPLKVECAPLPYAPYGKASPPRLTSKDDNQATSNYPQRVYIALNKPKGIVCTTDSREPENITEYMNFPIRIFPIGRLDKASSGLLLLTNDGSIVNRILRAHNHHEKEYRVEVDKPLTEAALQTMRTGVPILGVVTLPCRIKLLNPTTMTIILTQGLNRQIRRMCEYCGYKVVKLERRRIMNITLGKMPVGAWRYLTYPELSQLDELLIGSSESASLQQKMSTVQSRSSGNSGDSGS
- a CDS encoding 6-phosphofructokinase, with protein sequence MSELRGNAIFGQSGGPTSVINSSAAGVITEALKQKGVIDKVYGAANGIVGILHENFFDMGQEDPEELMLLKTTPSSALGSCRYKLADAEVDDTDYKRILEVFKAYNIRYFFYNGGNDSMDTCNKISKYLQKAGYECRVMGVPKTIDNDLFGTDHCPGFASAAKYIATSIMEVYLDARVYDIGMITFIEIMGRNAGWLTAASALAGYKGYGPDLIYLPEVDFDLEKMTEDVERIYKQTGKVIVAVSEGVKTKEGKFIPELVGEVKVDAFGHKQMGGTASVLANYITQKINCKVRAIELSLLQRCAAHCASKTDVEESFLSGQTAVQAAVRGETDKMVAFKRAAGKEYKCEIVLLPLDQVANTEKRVPAEWITPAGNYVTDDFVKYALPLIAGESSSPKEDGLPRFARLKKVLATK